The DNA sequence CCACCGGCCGCCGCCTCGCCGAGCAGGGCCCCACCGCCGACGACATCCTCGTCATGCTCGACTCCCGGTGCGCCTTCGCCGGGCTGACCGGCTACCACATCTACTGGGGCGCCTACCTGGGCACGCCGGACGAGATCCTCATCGCGGGCCCGGTCGCGGAGGTCGCCGACCGCATCCGCGAGGCGCGGGCCGAGGCGCGCGCCCGCAAGGGCTGGATCATGGACACCTACCTGCTGCGCCGCCCGCGCTGACCCGGGTACGGCCGGCGCGCGCCGCGGCGACCAGCCGACGAACAGCAGGTTTCGGTCACGCGTCGCCGGGCAGCCATGCCGTCATATGCCGAGACGGGTGCGCCACCGGGATGACGGGGACCGCGGATGAGCGGCGAGCTGCAACTGGGCGATCTGGAGTGGCGCGAGCAGGAACCGCGGAGGCGGCGGCGCGCCCACGCCGCCCAGCTCGTGGGCTGGGCGCTCGCCACGGCGATCCTCGTCGCCGCGCTGGCCGGGTTGTTCGGGCCCGGCCCGCTGAGCACGGCCACCGCGTCCGCGCCGCTCGTCGCGGTCGGCTACGAGCGCTTCGCCCGGCAGCTGGGGACCACCACCGTTGTGGTGACGGTCCGGTCGGCCCCGGCCGAACCGGGCGTCGCGCGGCTGTGGATCTCGCGGGACTACGTCGAGAAGATCAACGTGCAGACGGTGGTGCCGCAGCCGTACTCGTGGACCGCGGCGCGGGACGGCGTGGTGCTCGCGTTTCCCGCCCTGCACGGCGAGGCCACGGTGCGCCTCAGGGTGCGCCCCGACCGCGCCGGGCTGCTGCGGGGCGCGATCGGCGCGCCGGGCCGCAGACCGGCCGAATTCTGGCAGTTCGTCTATCCCTAGGAGCGGGAATGGATGCGATCCTGCGCGCGGCGGCCATCTACCTGGCCCTGCTCGTGATCTTCCGGATCAGCGGCAAGCGGACGCTCGCCCAGGTGACCACCTTCGACTTCGTGCTCCTGCTGGTCATCTCGGAGGCCACCCAGCAGGCGCTGCTCGGCGAGGACTTCTCCGTGACCATGGCGGTGCTCGTGATCCTCACCTTCGTCACGCTCGACCGGATCGCGGACTACCTCGGCTGGCGGTTCCCCCGGCTGGGGCTGGTCATCGACGGCGCGCCGGTGGTGCTCATCGAGCGGGGCCGGCCGCTGGAGGACCGGATGCGCCAGCACCAGCTCGACCTCGAGCAGATCCTCCAGGAGGCCCGCACCACCCAGGGCATCCGCAGCACGGACGAGATCGACT is a window from the Thermopolyspora flexuosa genome containing:
- a CDS encoding DUF421 domain-containing protein, producing the protein MDAILRAAAIYLALLVIFRISGKRTLAQVTTFDFVLLLVISEATQQALLGEDFSVTMAVLVILTFVTLDRIADYLGWRFPRLGLVIDGAPVVLIERGRPLEDRMRQHQLDLEQILQEARTTQGIRSTDEIDYAILERSGAISVIPRRD